A stretch of DNA from Staphylococcus equorum:
GTTATCTGGTGGGGAGAAACAACGTGTAGCGATTATGAGAGCATTGATGAACAATCCTAAAATTATACTTGCGGATGAACCTACAGCAAGTTTAGATGCAGAACGTGCAACTGAAGTTATTCACATGATTAAAAATCAAATACAAAGTAAAAAAATGATAGGTATAATGATTACCCATGACAAACGATTATTTCAGTATGCAGACAGAGTAATTGAATTAGATAATGGTGTAATAGTGAATTCATAACCCATAAAAGTCTAATTCCTTTTGAAGCGCTTGGGAGATAAAAATAATAAATAACCTTTTTAGAACGGGGAGAAGGGAATGGGACAGAAATTTATTTTTTTTCAATGAAATTTCGTTGTATGAGCCATCCCGACACAGCTGACTGTTAAATGGGATATAAGAGCCGAAGCGCTTTTTAAATTCAGTCAGCCACTGCCAATAAAAATAAGAGGCTGAGACATGTGATATGTCCCAACCTCTTATTTTTTGCGTTCTTATTCTTCTTATGTTTAGTACTATTAATAAATACTTAATACTATGTCACGTTGATCTATTTGCTAAATTGATATTTTAAATCGATTTAAAACTGGTTGTTTTTAACATTATATGTCTAAGAAGTAGGGATGTGCCACAATGCAAAAATACAAGCAAAAAATAATGTAGCAAAGTAAACTGTAAGCAATAACTTGTATTGATACATTAATGCTAAAAAGTCCCTAATTAAGGCAACTTCAAAAAAGTGATAAGGTGTATGACTTCCTACGCCTTTTAATTTAAGGTCTAACTTTTGGCCGAAGCGGACTGCACGCATAATATGAAATTGACTTGTGACACAGACAATCTTAGGTTTTGTATTGAATGACTGCTGTATTAGTGCTTTTGTAAATTTAATGTTTTCATATGTACTCGTAGATGCATCTTCCATTAAAATTTGAGCTGGGTTCACGCCACGATCAACTAAGTAACGAAACATGGCCAAAGCTTCAGATATAGGTTCATCCGGACCTTGTCCACCACTTACGATAAATTGGGCATTTGGTTGTTGATTATACAATCCTAATGCTCGATCTAATCTATTAGCTAACATAGGCGTGACATGTTCATTAAAAATACCCGCACCTAAGATGAGTATCGTATCAAACTTTGCTATATATTTCTGATTTAAATAACAAGAAGCGCAAGATACATAACAAATAAAAGTGAAAATCGCGCTAAAGGCAATCGCTGATAACCATAGGAATACAACATTAAATCCAAAAGGTAGCAAGCTAATGTATGCACAAGCAAGTGTGAAAACAATAACTTTAAAGGATAAGCGATAAAGTCGTTTTAAAAATAGCGCGCTCATACGATACTGCAGTATATGTTTGTGTTTTATATGTACTAATAAGAAACCAATAATCATTACAACAATGATGTCTATAGGGATTTGATGAGAACCAATACGTAAGATAATTACAATATAACCTAATATTACCTGGGAAATAAAAATATTAATATTTGCAAAATATTTAAAATTAAAATACATACTTAAGAAAATAAGTACTATCAGTAAACTACAAAGTAGTGCCAGAATATTCATGTTTCACCCCAGTGTTTTATAGTATATTAAATGTAGTTGAATCCATTAAAATATGCAAATGGATAAAGCCTTAGTATTAATATTAAGCAACATACAATATCCGTAAATGGAAGCATTGTATATTTTAACTTTTATAGACGTTAAAATATTGATACTATTAATATAACAAATTACAAAATGATATTACATACAGTGGAGATTAAAGAGGTGCAACCAATGGTGAAAAATTTAAGTAGTCATATAGAATTCATGGGAGAATTTATAGATGATGTAAATACATTATTAGCTAAATTATTAAAGGCATTAAGAGAAGAATACAATGTATCAAAAGAACAGGCAAACGTTATATTAATGCTTGAAAATGGAAAAGCGATGACTTTAACAGAAATTACAGAACGACAAGGTGTAAATAAAGCTGCCGTCAGCCGAAGAATAAAAAAATTAATTCAAGCTGAGGTTGTACAATGGGATAAATCTGAAGACACAGGAGATCAACGATTAAAATATATTAAATTAACTGAGAAGGGCAAACAGTTTAATAGAAAAAGTAAGTCTATTATAAATGACATAGTCAGTGATATACTGCATGATCTATCAGATGATGAAATTGAACAAGCGCGTTATGTATTAGAGATCATTGATCAAAGGTTGAAGAACTTTAATATTAAACATCATTCGTAACATTAATCAATATAAGTATGATAGGACATATTTAAAAATACATCGAGATATAATTAGATAAAGATGAGTCTTATTAAGTGGCTGTTAGCACCCAAGCTAGGGTGACTAGTAGTCTCTTTTAACTTATAAAACATTTAGATATTAATTTTGAAGGTACATTGTTATGAACAATAGACGATTCAGTAAAAGAACAAAGCATTGGACTAAATGCGTATATCAATTTTTAAGCAAGGCACATATAATAAATATTATAGCTTTAAAATATACTATTAGTATACTTCGATTATGCATGGGTATAGTGATTAATGGAGTATTAATCTGCCATATAGTTTCATCCTATAATGTGTTAAAATAGCGGGAT
This window harbors:
- a CDS encoding YdcF family protein; the encoded protein is MYFNFKYFANINIFISQVILGYIVIILRIGSHQIPIDIIVVMIIGFLLVHIKHKHILQYRMSALFLKRLYRLSFKVIVFTLACAYISLLPFGFNVVFLWLSAIAFSAIFTFICYVSCASCYLNQKYIAKFDTILILGAGIFNEHVTPMLANRLDRALGLYNQQPNAQFIVSGGQGPDEPISEALAMFRYLVDRGVNPAQILMEDASTSTYENIKFTKALIQQSFNTKPKIVCVTSQFHIMRAVRFGQKLDLKLKGVGSHTPYHFFEVALIRDFLALMYQYKLLLTVYFATLFFACIFALWHIPTS
- a CDS encoding MarR family winged helix-turn-helix transcriptional regulator; translated protein: MVKNLSSHIEFMGEFIDDVNTLLAKLLKALREEYNVSKEQANVILMLENGKAMTLTEITERQGVNKAAVSRRIKKLIQAEVVQWDKSEDTGDQRLKYIKLTEKGKQFNRKSKSIINDIVSDILHDLSDDEIEQARYVLEIIDQRLKNFNIKHHS